One window of the Salvelinus sp. IW2-2015 linkage group LG10, ASM291031v2, whole genome shotgun sequence genome contains the following:
- the chrna3 gene encoding LOW QUALITY PROTEIN: neuronal acetylcholine receptor subunit alpha-3 (The sequence of the model RefSeq protein was modified relative to this genomic sequence to represent the inferred CDS: inserted 3 bases in 3 codons; deleted 1 base in 1 codon), with protein sequence MNAHFFLFFSILSGGSCSEAEHRLFSVIFSSYNQYIRPVENVSDPVIVQFEVSMSQLVKVDEVNQIMETNLWLRHIWNDYKLRWDPKDFGGVEFIRVPSSRIWKPDIVLYNNAVGDFQVDDKTXALLRYNGDVTWIPPXIFKSSCKIDVTYFPFDYXNCTMKFGSWTYDKAKIDLVLIGSTINLHDFWESGEWTIINAPGYKHDIKYNCCEEIYTDITYSLYIRRLPLFYTINMIIPCLLISFLTVLVFYLPSDCGEKITLCISVLLSLTVFLLVITETIPSTSLVIPLIGEYLLFTMIFVTLSIVITVFVLNVHYRTPKTHTMPCWVRSVFLGLLPRVMFMTRPERDPERLPEPGGVVQQLIPPASRPCVVHTTGTLQGQQKPQALVSTVAASVLPSLAQRQRLFISTELTNLNNLSLGGGGGDSVNAGSSFLCREGRCNCCWRQRSTKLPTETGGGGGGVGSIGTFSGGGAAGIGGVCGGGGSSCSSSESLDGRLMTLSPHFSPEVREAMESVKYIAENMRIQNEAKEVQDDWKYVAMVIDRIFLWVFILVCILGTAGLFIQPLLLFDM encoded by the exons ATGAACGcccattttttcttatttttttctattttgtcgG GAGGCTCCTGCTCTGAGGCAGAACACAGGTTGTTCTCAGTGATATTCTCCAGCTACAATCAGTACATCCGCCCAGTGGAGAATGTGTCTGACCCAGTTATTGTGCAGTTTGAGGTGTCCATGTCCCAGCTGGTCaaagtg GATGAAGTTAACCAGATTATGGAGACAAACCTGTGGCTGAGACAT ATCTGGAATGACTACAAACTGAGGTGGGATCCCAAAGACTTTGGAGGAGTGGAGTTCATTCGAGTGCCTTCCAGCAGGATATGGAAGCCAGATATCGTGCTGTACAATAA TGCAGTAGGAGATTTCCAGGTGGATGATAAGA AGGCCCTACTTCGCTACAATGGGGATGTGACCTGGATCCCTC CCATCTTCAAGAGCTCTTGCAAGATTGACGTCACCTACTTCCCCTTTGACT AAAACTGCACCATGAAGTTTGGCTCCTGGACGTACGACAAGGCCAAGATAGACCTAGTTCTGATTGGGTCCACCATCAACCTCCATGACTTCTGGGAGAGTGGCGAGTGGACGATCATCAACGCCCCGGGTTACAAACACGACATCAAGTAC AACTGCTGTGAGGAGATCTACACAGACATCACCTACTCCCTGTACATCAGACGGCTGCCTCTCTTCTACACCATCAACATGATCATCCCCTGTCTGCTCATCTCCTTTCTCACTGTGCTGGTCTTCTACCTGCCTTCTGACTGTGGGGAGAAGATCACTCTATGTAtctccgtcctcctctctctcactgtgttccTCCTGGTCATCACCGAAACCATCCCGTCTACGTCGCTGGTCATCCCCCTCATCGGGGAGTACCTCCTCTTCACCATGATCTTCGTCACCCTCTCCATTGTCATCACTGTGTTCGTGCTGAACGTGCACTACCGCACGCCCAAGACCCACACCATGCCGTGCTGGGTGCGCAGCGTCTTCCTGGGGCTTCTACCCAGGGTCATGTTCATGACCCGGCCGGAGAGGGACCCTGAGAGGCTGCCTGAGCCTGGTGGGGTGGTTCAGCAGCTGATTCCCCCAGCCTCGCGGCCCTGTGTGGTCCACACCACAGGCACCCTGCAGGGGCAGCAGAAGCCCCAGGCCCTGGTCTCCACCGTGGCTGCCAGTGTGCTCCCGAGCCTGGCCCAGCGACAGCGCCTCTTCATCAGCACGGAGCTCACCAACCTCAATAACCTTAgccttggtggtggtggtggtgactcAGTCAATGCGGGCTCCAGCTTCCTGTGTCGCGAGGGCCGCTGCAACTGCTGCTGGCGCCAGAGGTCCACCAAGCTGCCCACTGAGACGGGAGGAGGGGGTGGCGGGGTGGGGAGCATCGGGACCTTCAGTGGAGGAGGGGCTGCTGGGATTGGGGGGGTCTGTGGAGGTGGTGGAAGCTCCTGCTCCAGCTCAGAGTCTCTGGATGGCAGGCTGATGACCCTGTCCCCTCACTTCTCACCCGAGGTCAGGGAGGCCATGGAAAGTGTCAAGTACATCGCCGAAAACATGAGAATACAGAACGAAGCCAAGGAG GTCCAGGACGACTGGAAGTATGTTGCCATGGTGATCGACAGGATATTCCTGTGGGTGTTCATCTTGGTGTGTATCCTGGGGACCGCTGGGCTCTTTATCCAGCCCCTCCTATTGTTCGATATGTGA